A single window of Luteipulveratus halotolerans DNA harbors:
- a CDS encoding dihydrofolate reductase family protein has translation MGKIVSNFFISLDGVVEAPETWHMSYFNDEMGEIVGAGMATNKAFLMGRKLYDEWSAYWPTSEDGDFVDFFNSHPKYVVSSTLQDPTWNNTTVVPGDVAAIQQLKDSIDGDLVLSGSATTVRWLLANGLLDELHLLQHPVVVGAGQRLFEGGDKHELKLADSRALSTGVTYLVYRPTQS, from the coding sequence ATGGGCAAGATCGTCAGCAACTTCTTCATCTCGCTCGACGGCGTCGTCGAGGCACCCGAGACCTGGCACATGTCGTACTTCAACGACGAGATGGGCGAGATCGTCGGCGCCGGGATGGCGACCAACAAGGCCTTTCTGATGGGCCGCAAGCTCTACGACGAGTGGTCGGCGTACTGGCCGACGAGCGAGGACGGCGACTTCGTCGACTTCTTCAACAGCCACCCCAAGTACGTCGTCTCCAGCACGCTGCAGGACCCGACGTGGAACAACACGACCGTCGTGCCGGGCGACGTCGCCGCGATCCAGCAGCTCAAGGACTCGATCGACGGGGACCTCGTGCTCTCCGGCAGCGCGACCACCGTCCGGTGGTTGCTGGCGAACGGCCTGCTCGACGAGCTGCACCTGCTGCAGCACCCGGTCGTCGTCGGCGCGGGTCAGCGGTTGTTCGAGGGCGGCGACAAGCACGAGCTGAAGCTGGCCGACTCGCGCGCTCTCTCCACCGGCGTCACCTACCTCGTCTACCGACCCACCCAGTCCTGA
- a CDS encoding YciI family protein: MKYMLIMRADDTTMGQFQDVDMEQMLEIVGGFNEQLISAGVLLAAEGLDPAPGVVVDHSGETPLVTDGPYGETKELFGGFYLLDVASEQEAVEWAKRMPMAGPGMKTEIRRVTTIDEFPQDNPWIKKEKAWREETGQL, from the coding sequence ATGAAGTACATGCTGATCATGCGGGCCGACGACACCACGATGGGGCAGTTCCAGGACGTCGACATGGAGCAGATGCTCGAGATCGTCGGCGGCTTCAACGAACAGCTCATCTCGGCCGGTGTGCTGCTCGCGGCCGAGGGCCTCGACCCGGCTCCGGGTGTCGTCGTCGACCACTCCGGTGAGACGCCGCTCGTCACCGACGGGCCGTACGGCGAGACCAAGGAGCTGTTCGGCGGGTTCTACCTGCTCGACGTCGCGTCCGAGCAGGAGGCCGTCGAGTGGGCCAAGCGGATGCCGATGGCCGGCCCCGGCATGAAGACCGAGATCCGACGCGTCACGACGATCGACGAGTTCCCGCAGGACAACCCGTGGATCAAGAAGGAGAAGGCCTGGCGCGAGGAGACCGGTCAGCTGTGA
- a CDS encoding RNA polymerase sigma factor has product MTDRRSARPAGRTTSSGRAAVEAVWRIESARIVATLSRYTGDFALAEDLAQEALAEALVTWPRDGVPKEPAGWLLTCGKRRAIDTFRRNATQRDRYSTLAHELGEGQAAAGAPAYERQDVEVLADPDRVDDDVLALMLIACHPVVSREASVALTLRVVGGLTSDEIARAFLVPAATVQARITRAKKAIAAERVAFEVPEPGERRERLGRLLSVIYLIFTEGSSATAGDDVIRHDLAREGIRLARVLTRLMPDEAEAYGLLALLELTAARFPARVDEAGDPVLLEDQDRRRWDTAAVRRGRAALVAAQRVGRGLGPYGLQAAIAECHDIAPTAEATDWSRIVVLYDGLLALTPSPVVAVNRAVAVSMADGPAAALPLVDELIAAEALPHSHLLPLVRGELLRRLGRADEARVELATAVERCPSVRERQLLEARRDAL; this is encoded by the coding sequence GTGACCGACCGACGCAGCGCGCGCCCGGCCGGCAGGACGACGTCCTCCGGCCGGGCCGCCGTCGAGGCGGTGTGGCGCATCGAGTCGGCGCGCATCGTCGCGACGCTCTCGCGCTACACCGGCGACTTCGCGCTGGCCGAGGACCTGGCGCAGGAGGCGCTGGCCGAGGCGCTCGTGACCTGGCCGCGCGACGGCGTACCGAAGGAGCCCGCCGGGTGGTTACTGACCTGCGGCAAGCGACGGGCCATCGACACGTTCCGCCGCAACGCCACCCAGCGTGACCGCTACTCCACCCTCGCCCACGAGCTCGGTGAGGGGCAGGCGGCAGCCGGCGCACCGGCGTACGAACGGCAGGACGTCGAGGTGCTCGCCGACCCTGACCGCGTCGACGACGACGTGCTCGCCCTCATGCTGATCGCCTGCCACCCCGTGGTGTCGCGCGAGGCGAGCGTGGCGCTGACGCTGCGCGTCGTCGGTGGTCTGACCAGTGACGAGATCGCGCGCGCGTTCCTGGTGCCGGCTGCCACCGTGCAGGCGCGAATCACCAGGGCCAAGAAGGCGATTGCGGCCGAGCGGGTGGCGTTCGAGGTGCCCGAGCCGGGCGAGCGCCGCGAGCGACTCGGGCGTCTGCTGAGCGTGATCTACCTGATCTTCACCGAGGGCTCGTCCGCCACTGCCGGTGACGACGTCATCCGCCACGACCTGGCACGTGAGGGCATCCGCCTCGCGCGCGTGCTGACCCGGTTGATGCCCGACGAGGCCGAGGCGTACGGCCTGCTCGCGCTCCTGGAGCTGACGGCCGCGCGCTTCCCGGCTCGTGTCGACGAGGCCGGCGACCCCGTGCTGCTGGAGGACCAGGACCGGCGCCGTTGGGACACCGCGGCCGTACGCCGGGGGCGGGCGGCGCTGGTGGCGGCGCAGCGGGTCGGGCGTGGGCTCGGGCCGTACGGCCTGCAGGCCGCGATCGCCGAGTGCCACGACATCGCACCGACCGCCGAGGCGACCGACTGGTCGCGCATCGTCGTGCTGTACGACGGTCTGCTGGCGCTCACGCCCTCGCCGGTCGTCGCCGTCAACCGGGCGGTCGCGGTGTCGATGGCTGACGGCCCGGCTGCAGCACTGCCGCTGGTCGACGAGCTCATCGCGGCCGAGGCCCTGCCGCACTCGCACCTGCTGCCGCTCGTGCGCGGCGAGCTGCTGCGTCGGCTCGGCCGCGCCGACGAGGCGCGTGTCGAGCTCGCGACCGCGGTCGAGCGCTGCCCGAGTGTGCGCGAGCGTCAGCTGCTGGAGGCGCGGCGCGACGCGCTCTAG
- a CDS encoding inositol monophosphatase family protein produces the protein MDSDAVLAMLQEVAAEVITPRFRRLAEGEVMEKNPGDLVTVADHEAEEIITRRLREAYPDALILGEEAASAHPRLFDELTSSDHWFTVDPVDGTKNFVHGSPDHAVMVSEVHGREIVRAWIWQPELGHAYVAEHQAGAYLDGERLTLRTPPALDSLRGVTSVRSQVGTSLGDLPPLDLSWVCCGVDYPQLVTGGTDYIVYGRTKPWDHVPGTLLTREVGGYVAHTDGSPYLPADMHGALLVAAGPEAFEKVQALLP, from the coding sequence GTGGACTCCGATGCCGTCCTGGCCATGCTGCAAGAGGTCGCCGCCGAGGTGATCACGCCGCGCTTCCGCCGGCTCGCCGAGGGCGAGGTGATGGAGAAGAACCCCGGCGACCTGGTCACCGTCGCCGACCACGAGGCCGAGGAGATCATCACCCGACGCCTGCGCGAGGCCTACCCCGATGCGCTGATCCTCGGCGAGGAGGCCGCATCGGCCCATCCCCGGCTGTTCGACGAGCTGACCTCCTCCGACCACTGGTTCACGGTCGACCCGGTCGACGGCACCAAGAACTTCGTGCACGGCTCCCCCGACCACGCGGTGATGGTCAGCGAGGTCCACGGCCGCGAGATCGTGCGCGCCTGGATCTGGCAGCCCGAGCTCGGCCACGCCTACGTCGCCGAGCACCAGGCCGGCGCCTATCTCGACGGCGAACGGCTCACCCTGCGTACGCCGCCCGCCCTCGACTCCCTGCGCGGTGTCACCTCGGTGCGCTCGCAGGTCGGCACCTCGCTCGGCGACCTGCCGCCGCTGGACCTGTCGTGGGTGTGCTGCGGCGTCGACTACCCGCAGCTGGTCACCGGTGGCACCGACTACATCGTCTACGGCCGCACCAAGCCGTGGGACCACGTGCCGGGCACGCTGCTGACACGCGAGGTCGGCGGCTACGTCGCGCACACCGACGGGAGCCCCTACCTCCCGGCCGACATGCACGGCGCCCTCCTGGTGGCCGCCGGCCCCGAGGCGTTCGAGAAGGTCCAGGCGCTCCTGCCCTAG
- a CDS encoding MarR family winged helix-turn-helix transcriptional regulator, giving the protein MPADQPDRDLGSLLVELTRLIRRRSLTALEPFGLSPAQGRAFRVIAHHERAHDDELRLSGLAERLRIAPRSTTEVVDRLEELGLVRRTPSPTDRRATVLGLTAKGSRLRASMDRARVEGTGDLFAALTRAERDQLEHLLTKALAAADDDHV; this is encoded by the coding sequence ATGCCTGCCGACCAGCCCGACCGCGACCTCGGTTCCCTGCTGGTCGAGCTCACCCGGCTCATCCGCCGTCGCTCGCTCACCGCCCTCGAGCCGTTCGGGCTGTCGCCCGCCCAGGGCCGCGCGTTCCGCGTCATCGCCCACCACGAGCGGGCTCACGACGACGAGCTACGACTGTCCGGGCTCGCCGAGCGGCTGCGCATCGCACCCCGCTCGACCACGGAGGTCGTCGACCGGCTCGAGGAGCTCGGGCTCGTACGCCGCACGCCGAGCCCCACCGACCGACGCGCCACCGTGCTGGGCCTGACCGCCAAGGGCTCCCGGCTGCGCGCGTCGATGGACCGGGCCCGCGTCGAGGGGACGGGTGACCTGTTCGCGGCCCTCACCCGAGCCGAGCGCGACCAGCTCGAGCACCTGCTCACCAAGGCCCTCGCCGCCGCCGACGACGATCACGTGTGA
- a CDS encoding ABC transporter ATP-binding protein, protein MTAPMHEGVRGGRGGAGVGARKDPLDQRQLQEHPVSLRRIGALFGPYRGRLAVVTGLIVATSLVGLANPFITKHLIDDAIPHQDVGLLVTLVALMLAITVVTAVLGVVQTWLATVIGQRIMHRLRTDVFTHLQRMPLAFFTRTRGGELQSRLTNDINGMQSVVTSSATSIASNVTTAVGTAVAMVALSWRLSLLSLIVLPPAIYLTRRVARMRRTVTARAQRALADLQTQIEESLSISGVQLSKTLASGPQLSQRFSDTSLQLTDLEVQSQLAGRWRMASMSVIFAAIPAMIYLAAGLPATSGGMTIGTLVAFTGLQAALFRPLMGVLNVGVQVTSSMALFSRIFEYLDMTVEVADPESPITLSRNDVRGHLTLDDVSFRYADADRDALSHVSLEVPAGSHVALVGATGSGKSTLAGLVSRLMDPTAGVVRIDGHDVRDLRLSTVAELVGVVSQETYLLHTTIRENLRYARPDATDADIERAARAAQVHDLIVDLPDGYDTVVGARGYRFSGGEKQRIALARTILRDPKVLVLDEATSALDNRTERAVQDALDALSHGRTTLTIAHRLSTVRDADVIVVLDHGRAVEVGSHESLMARDGRYAALVAAQGEVTDREAEPTGVPA, encoded by the coding sequence ATGACCGCCCCCATGCACGAAGGAGTGCGCGGCGGCCGCGGGGGAGCGGGCGTCGGTGCACGCAAGGACCCGCTCGACCAGCGCCAGCTGCAGGAGCACCCCGTCAGCCTGCGGCGCATCGGCGCCCTGTTCGGCCCGTACCGCGGCCGCCTGGCCGTCGTCACCGGCCTCATCGTCGCCACGTCGCTCGTCGGCCTGGCCAACCCGTTCATCACCAAGCACCTCATCGACGACGCGATCCCGCACCAGGACGTCGGCCTGCTGGTCACCCTGGTCGCGCTGATGCTCGCCATCACCGTCGTCACCGCCGTGCTCGGCGTCGTGCAGACCTGGCTCGCCACCGTGATCGGCCAGCGGATCATGCACCGGCTGCGCACCGACGTGTTCACCCACCTGCAGCGCATGCCGCTCGCGTTCTTCACCCGTACGCGCGGTGGCGAGCTGCAGTCGCGACTCACCAACGACATCAACGGTATGCAGTCGGTCGTGACCTCCTCGGCCACGTCGATCGCCTCCAACGTCACGACTGCGGTCGGTACGGCGGTCGCGATGGTCGCGCTGTCCTGGCGCCTGTCCCTGCTCAGCCTCATCGTGCTGCCGCCGGCGATCTACCTGACGCGTCGCGTCGCGCGCATGCGGCGTACGGTCACGGCTCGCGCCCAGCGCGCGCTCGCCGACCTGCAGACCCAGATCGAGGAGTCGCTGTCGATCAGCGGCGTCCAGCTGAGCAAGACGCTGGCCTCGGGCCCGCAGCTGTCGCAACGGTTCTCGGACACCTCGCTCCAGCTGACCGACCTCGAGGTGCAGTCGCAGCTCGCCGGTCGGTGGCGGATGGCGTCGATGTCGGTGATCTTCGCGGCGATCCCGGCGATGATCTACCTGGCTGCGGGGCTGCCGGCCACGAGCGGTGGCATGACGATCGGCACGCTGGTCGCGTTCACCGGTCTGCAGGCCGCGCTGTTCCGTCCGCTGATGGGCGTGCTCAACGTCGGAGTCCAGGTCACCAGTTCGATGGCGCTGTTCAGCCGTATCTTCGAGTACCTCGACATGACCGTCGAGGTCGCCGACCCCGAGTCGCCGATCACGTTGTCGCGCAACGACGTTCGTGGTCACCTCACCCTCGACGACGTGTCGTTCCGGTACGCCGACGCCGACCGTGACGCTCTGTCGCACGTCTCCCTCGAGGTACCCGCAGGAAGCCATGTCGCTCTCGTCGGCGCGACCGGCTCGGGCAAGTCGACGCTGGCCGGCCTGGTGTCGCGGCTGATGGACCCGACCGCGGGCGTCGTACGGATCGACGGTCACGACGTGCGCGACCTGCGCCTCTCGACCGTGGCCGAGCTCGTCGGTGTGGTCAGCCAGGAGACCTACCTGCTGCACACCACCATCCGCGAGAACCTGCGCTACGCCCGGCCTGATGCGACCGACGCCGACATCGAGCGAGCCGCCCGCGCGGCCCAGGTGCACGACCTGATCGTCGACCTGCCTGATGGGTACGACACGGTCGTGGGTGCGCGCGGGTACCGGTTCTCCGGGGGCGAGAAGCAGCGAATCGCGTTGGCGCGCACCATCCTTCGCGATCCGAAGGTGCTCGTGCTCGACGAGGCGACCAGCGCGCTCGACAACCGCACCGAGCGGGCTGTCCAGGACGCGCTCGACGCCCTCAGCCACGGGCGTACGACGCTCACCATCGCCCACCGCCTCTCGACCGTGCGCGACGCGGACGTCATCGTCGTGCTCGACCACGGCCGAGCGGTCGAGGTGGGTTCGCACGAGTCGCTGATGGCCCGCGATGGTCGCTACGCCGCACTGGTCGCGGCCCAGGGAGAGGTGACGGACCGGGAGGCCGAGCCGACCGGCGTACCCGCCTGA